The Candidatus Eisenbacteria bacterium genomic sequence TCCGGTCATCCGAATCGCGGGGCGGCTCATCCAACTCGGTCATGGCCGCAACCAGCAGCGCATGAGCGGAAGCGAGACCAGCCACACCAATGTCATCGGCAACGATCTCGCGTCCAACAAAGACTACGCTCGCCGCTTGTTCCGGGCCCTTGGATTGCCCGTGGCCAGGTACGAGCGTGTCTACCGGAAAGATGACGCCATCGCCGCCGCCGAGCGCATCGGGTACCCGGTGGTCGTGAAACCGAACCGGAGCAAGATGGGCAATGCCGTCAGCGTCGGGGTGCGCACGCCTCAGCAGGTTCGCGAGGCCTACGAGAGAACGCGCGGGTTCGGGCGCTCCGTGCTCGTGGAAGAGTACGTCCACGGCGCCGATTACCGCATGCTGGTGATCAACGGAAAGCTCGAGGCCGCGGCCAAGCGCGTGCCGGCTCACGTGGTGGGCGATGGAACGCACACCGTCGCGGAGCTCGTTCGCCAAGCCAACCGGGATCCGCGCCGCGCCGCCGGCCAGGACGGCTCATGGACCCGGATCGAGCTCGATGACCAGACCGATCGGCTCCTGGCGGAGCGCCACTATCGTCGTGACTCGATCGCCTACCAAGGCGAGATCGTGTATCTCAAACGAGTCGCCAATACGTCCGCGGGAGGGACGGCCATCGACGTGACCGATCAGGTCCACCCGGAGAACCGGGAGATCGCTGAGCGCGCTGCGAAGGCGATCGGTCTGGATGTCGCGGGCGTGGACTTGCTGGTCGAGGACATCGAGCAGCCGATGCGCAATCAGGGTGGTGTGATCTGTGAGATCAACTCGCGACCCGGTCTTCGGAAGCACCTTTGGCCGGCTGAGGGACAGCCGCGCGATGTGATCACCCCCATCCTGGACATGCTCTTTCCGCCAGGGTCTTCCAGCCGGATCCCGATCGCCGTCGTGACCGGCGTCGGCGATACGCGAAGCGTGGCGTGCATGCTGGCCGACCTTCTCGGCGCCGATGGATCGACCGTGGGGCTGGCCGCGGACAATGGGGTCTTCATCAATGGAAAGCGCGTCGACGCAGGGGGAGTGAATGGGCCTGCGGCAACCCGAATGTTGCTGCTCGATCCTGAGGTGCAGGTGGCGGTCATCGAGATGCCTCTGAGCGATGCGTTGTTGCACCGACCCGGATACGACTGGGCCGACGCGTGCGCCATCGTCAACGACCAGCCGATCGAATCGCCCGATCTCATCCGGGCGCTCAGCACCGTCGTCGCCTCGGCGCGCTCCCACGTGGTCATGGCCCCCAGGGATCCGGAAACTTACGGCTTGACGCTTCACCCGCAGGCTCGCGCCTGCCACGTGAACGCCGACGGTCCCGAACCCGCCGTGCTCCAGGCCACGGCACTTGCGCTATGCCTGGGCCGCCAGCGTGGCGACATCGAACGGAGGCTCGCGAGCCGCAGCCAGGCCAATGTCCAATAGCACTCAAGTGGCGCGGAAGGCGAGAACCAACGTGACTCCAGGCACACTGTTCCTCGTCGGTGGAAAGGATGGGCGGGACAAAGACCGCGTACTGATCGAGCACTTCGCGCGCATCTGCGGCGGAAAGTCGGCGCGCGTGCTCGTCATCACCTCGGCAACAGACACGCCTGAAGTCCATCGCCGCGAATACACCGCTGCGTTTCGCAAGGTGGGCGTGCGTGACGTGTCGATCTATCACGCGGAGGAGCCCGCCGCGTCGGAGAGCTCGAAACTGCTCTCGATGCTCGATCGTGTCGACGGCGTCTACTTCAGCGGCGGCTCTCAACGGAAGCTCATGACCGTGATGGGTGGGGGGCGATTCGAAAAGCGGCTGCGAGAGCGGCACCGCAAGGGGCTTCATGTGGGCGGGACGAGCGCCGGGGCATCTGCCATGAGCCAGGTGATGATCGCACAGGGCGAAGGCAGGAAACCGATTCAGCCCTCATCCGTCGAGTTGGCGACCGGATTCGGTCTGCTGCCCAGGATCATCGTGGATCAACACTTTCAGCGGCGCGAAAGACTGAGCCGGTTGATTGCCGCCGTATCCCTCAACCCCGCGATGCTGGGGTTCGGCCTCGACGAAGGAACCGCTGTCGACATCGACTCCACCGGACGAGCCCGGGTCTTTGGCAAAGGCGCTCTGACCATCGTGGACGGCTCTCGGCTGATGGGGGCGAAGCGGAACGGCTCCAGCGCGAACGACCGGCCCCTGGCGTTCGCGGGAATGGGATTGCACGTGCTGACCGAGGGATGGAGCTACGACCTCGCCGCGCGAAAAGTGAAGGCGCCGCGCCGATCGAGCGCCGCTCATTGAGCCCGGGGGAAAGTGCGTGGACAGGACCATGGATGAAGCGAAGGCCGCTCTTTCTCCTGCTCATGCTCATCGCGGTTCCCGGCGATGCGCTGGCGCAGCTCCTCCCGCAAGCCGTGCGACTCCACGTCGCTTCATGGCACGACCGTGGTGACTTCAACAATGCCAACCTGGGCATGGCGCTGCGCTGGAAGGGTGGCCTCACACTGGGAGGTTTCCACAACAGCTTTGGCCGGGCGAGCTGGTACGGGGGAATGGCCGTACCGGCATTCGAGGGCGGCGCATTCCAGCTCGAGCTGATGGCCGGGGTGATCAGCGGCTATTCGGACTCGAGCCCGCTCGATCTCGTGGCCGTGCCGAGTCTGGGCTGGCGGATGTCACCGCGGAACTCGCTGCACGTGGTCTTCATGCCGCGCTTCGTGATCCCGGCCAACGCCGTTCACGTCATGGTCGAGCACCGCTGGGACGAGCCGCGCGCCGCTGAGCCGCGCTGAAGGACCAGAAACGGACTATTGACAACAAAAGTTGTCAATGCTCCAATCGGCCCATGAAGCCCGTTGCCGACCTCGAGGTCATCGACGATCCCGCCGCCGCCGTCGTGGCGCTCGATCCGATGCGCGCTCGCCTGCTGGCGGAGCTGGCCGAGCCCGGCTCGGCGGCATCGCTCGCGAGCCGAGTGGGACTCGCGCGCCAGAAGGTGAACTACCATCTCCGGGCGCTCGAGGCTCACGGACTCGTTCGCGCGGTCGAAGAGCGACGCTGGGGTGGAATCGTCGAGCGGCGCGTGGTCGCCACCGCCGCCTCCTACGTGGTCTCTCCGGCCGCGTTGGGGCGCGCCGCCAGTGATCCAGACCGGGCCACCGATCGACTTTCGGCCCGCTATCTCATCGCCCTCGCCGCACGTGTCGTGCGTGAGGTCGCCGAGCTCATCCGCGGCTCGAAGGCGCAGGGCAAGCATCTCGCCACGCTCGCCGTCGACACCGAAGTACGATTTCGTTCTCCCGCGGATCGCGCCGCATTCACCGCGGAACTCACGGATGCCATCACCGGGCTCGTCGCGCGATACCACGACGCGGCGGCTCCCGGAGGCCGCGCGCACCGGCTCATCCTCGTTGCCCACCCTTCACCCGGGAAGTCCCGAAGCTAGGAGCGGTCATGCCCACTCAGAAAGATTCGTCCGGACGGCGTTTCATCGTTGTCGAAACCGAAGTGCCCGGGACACCGGAAGAAGTCTGGCAGGCGATTGCGACCGGACCGGGCATCACC encodes the following:
- a CDS encoding acetate--CoA ligase family protein; the protein is MTRTTDKPARPSSVDSPARERRPKARVRLKEPEALPAQDTAVVQAAEARDIPVIRIAGRLIQLGHGRNQQRMSGSETSHTNVIGNDLASNKDYARRLFRALGLPVARYERVYRKDDAIAAAERIGYPVVVKPNRSKMGNAVSVGVRTPQQVREAYERTRGFGRSVLVEEYVHGADYRMLVINGKLEAAAKRVPAHVVGDGTHTVAELVRQANRDPRRAAGQDGSWTRIELDDQTDRLLAERHYRRDSIAYQGEIVYLKRVANTSAGGTAIDVTDQVHPENREIAERAAKAIGLDVAGVDLLVEDIEQPMRNQGGVICEINSRPGLRKHLWPAEGQPRDVITPILDMLFPPGSSSRIPIAVVTGVGDTRSVACMLADLLGADGSTVGLAADNGVFINGKRVDAGGVNGPAATRMLLLDPEVQVAVIEMPLSDALLHRPGYDWADACAIVNDQPIESPDLIRALSTVVASARSHVVMAPRDPETYGLTLHPQARACHVNADGPEPAVLQATALALCLGRQRGDIERRLASRSQANVQ
- a CDS encoding cyanophycinase, which codes for MTPGTLFLVGGKDGRDKDRVLIEHFARICGGKSARVLVITSATDTPEVHRREYTAAFRKVGVRDVSIYHAEEPAASESSKLLSMLDRVDGVYFSGGSQRKLMTVMGGGRFEKRLRERHRKGLHVGGTSAGASAMSQVMIAQGEGRKPIQPSSVELATGFGLLPRIIVDQHFQRRERLSRLIAAVSLNPAMLGFGLDEGTAVDIDSTGRARVFGKGALTIVDGSRLMGAKRNGSSANDRPLAFAGMGLHVLTEGWSYDLAARKVKAPRRSSAAH
- a CDS encoding helix-turn-helix domain-containing protein; translation: MKPVADLEVIDDPAAAVVALDPMRARLLAELAEPGSAASLASRVGLARQKVNYHLRALEAHGLVRAVEERRWGGIVERRVVATAASYVVSPAALGRAASDPDRATDRLSARYLIALAARVVREVAELIRGSKAQGKHLATLAVDTEVRFRSPADRAAFTAELTDAITGLVARYHDAAAPGGRAHRLILVAHPSPGKSRS